In one window of Alkalilimnicola sp. S0819 DNA:
- a CDS encoding SDR family oxidoreductase encodes MSERIALISGGNRGLGLETARQLARHGLRVVITSREGLAGKAAADKLQSEGLRVNYLPLDLNRPGSAAKLAEELALQHRRLDVLVNNAGLFPEGSPDKPQHSSLLEMEPGTLRETLEVNLFGAIELCQRLLPLMRRNGYGRIVNVSSQLGQLAHMRDGFPAYRISKTGLNAVTRMLAAELQGENILVNSVSPGWVRTRMGGPNAPRTPAEAAQGIVWAATLADDGPSGGFFENGQRLEW; translated from the coding sequence ATGAGCGAGCGCATTGCCCTGATCAGCGGCGGCAACCGGGGGCTGGGGCTGGAGACGGCCCGGCAGCTCGCCCGCCACGGCCTGCGGGTGGTCATCACCAGCCGCGAGGGCCTGGCGGGCAAGGCCGCCGCGGACAAGCTGCAGAGCGAGGGCCTGCGAGTCAACTATCTGCCCCTGGATCTCAACCGCCCCGGCTCCGCGGCGAAGCTTGCCGAGGAGTTGGCGCTGCAGCACCGACGCCTGGACGTGCTGGTGAACAACGCCGGCCTCTTCCCCGAAGGCTCGCCGGACAAACCGCAGCATTCCAGCCTGCTGGAAATGGAGCCGGGCACCCTGCGCGAGACCCTGGAAGTGAACCTGTTCGGCGCCATCGAGCTGTGCCAGCGCCTGCTGCCGCTGATGCGACGCAATGGCTACGGACGCATCGTCAACGTCTCCAGCCAGCTGGGGCAACTCGCGCATATGCGCGATGGCTTCCCCGCTTACCGGATCTCCAAGACCGGGCTGAACGCGGTCACCCGCATGCTCGCCGCCGAGCTGCAGGGGGAGAACATCCTGGTGAACAGTGTCAGCCCCGGCTGGGTGCGTACCCGTATGGGCGGGCCGAATGCGCCACGCACGCCGGCGGAGGCCGCGCAAGGGATCGTATGGGCGGCGACGCTGGCGGACGACGGGCCCAGCGGGGGCTTCTTCGAGAACGGGCAGCGGTTGGAGTGGTGA
- the gpmA gene encoding 2,3-diphosphoglycerate-dependent phosphoglycerate mutase produces MVLIRHGQSQWNLENRFTGWVDVDLSDKGREEAAAAGALLAEHGYRFDMAFCSVLKRAIRTCCACLDALDQLYIPVVKDWRLNERHYGGLTGLNKAETAQKYGDEQVHIWRRSFDTPPPALDADDEYHPRFDPRYAHLPPEQLPATESLKITLERVLPYWESDIVPALQQADSILIAAHGNSLRALIKHLSGVSDEDITSVEIPTGDPLVYELNDDLSVIRRYYLREESR; encoded by the coding sequence CTGGTCCTGATTCGCCACGGGCAAAGCCAGTGGAACCTGGAAAACCGCTTCACCGGCTGGGTGGATGTGGATCTGTCGGACAAGGGGCGCGAGGAGGCCGCCGCCGCCGGCGCCCTGCTCGCCGAGCACGGCTACCGCTTCGACATGGCGTTCTGCTCGGTGCTCAAACGCGCCATCCGCACCTGCTGCGCCTGCCTGGACGCGCTGGACCAGCTCTATATTCCGGTGGTCAAGGACTGGCGCCTGAACGAGCGCCACTACGGTGGGCTCACCGGGCTGAACAAGGCCGAGACGGCGCAGAAGTACGGCGACGAGCAGGTGCACATCTGGCGTCGCAGCTTCGACACTCCGCCCCCGGCGCTGGACGCGGACGACGAGTATCACCCGCGCTTCGACCCGCGCTACGCCCACCTGCCCCCCGAGCAGCTGCCCGCCACCGAGTCCTTGAAGATCACCCTGGAACGGGTACTGCCCTACTGGGAATCGGACATCGTGCCGGCCCTCCAGCAGGCCGACTCCATCCTCATCGCCGCCCACGGCAACAGCCTGCGCGCACTGATCAAGCATCTGAGCGGCGTCTCCGACGAGGACATCACCAGTGTGGAGATCCCCACCGGCGACCCGTTGGTCTACGAGCTCAACGATGATCTTTCCGTGATCCGTCGCTACTACCTGCGCGAGGAATCACGCTGA
- a CDS encoding YiiD C-terminal domain-containing protein, translating into MDKVQLQAALHRLIPLSAAMGLEVERLEPECLVLGAPLARNHNHSGQGFAGAIYSLASLGGWAMLYRLVQERGLSARLVLGEARIRYSRPLEDDLRVRVALSLTEQRALVARLENGRTARLTLRLSIPDTEAPAAVFHGEYFAKPEAPATPG; encoded by the coding sequence ATGGACAAAGTGCAATTGCAGGCCGCGCTGCATCGACTGATACCACTGAGCGCCGCCATGGGCCTGGAGGTGGAGCGCCTGGAGCCCGAGTGCCTGGTACTGGGCGCGCCACTCGCGCGCAACCACAACCACAGCGGTCAGGGCTTCGCCGGGGCGATCTACTCCCTGGCGAGCCTGGGCGGCTGGGCCATGCTGTACCGGCTGGTGCAGGAGCGAGGCCTGAGCGCCAGGCTGGTGCTGGGCGAGGCGCGCATTCGCTACAGCCGACCGCTGGAAGATGACTTGCGGGTGCGAGTGGCGCTGTCGCTGACCGAACAGCGGGCACTGGTGGCAAGGCTCGAGAATGGGCGCACGGCGCGACTGACCTTGCGACTGAGCATCCCGGATACCGAGGCGCCCGCGGCCGTTTTCCACGGGGAGTATTTCGCGAAACCGGAGGCACCAGCCACTCCCGGATAG
- a CDS encoding CYTH domain-containing protein, with product MAEEIERKFLLLNEDWRGAVQRSVAFAQGYLLGARQASVRVRIEGEQANLNIKGVTLGVRRAEYEYPIPLADAREMLDTLCEGPLIEKTRHYVEHQGHTWEIDEFHGDNAGLRVAEIELAHEDEPFARPGWLGAEVSGEARYYNVMLVKHPYREWRDE from the coding sequence ATGGCGGAAGAAATCGAGCGCAAGTTTCTGTTGCTCAACGAGGACTGGCGCGGCGCCGTGCAGCGCAGTGTGGCCTTCGCGCAGGGCTATCTGCTCGGTGCGCGCCAGGCCTCGGTGCGGGTGCGCATCGAGGGCGAGCAGGCCAATCTCAACATCAAGGGCGTGACGCTCGGCGTGCGCCGGGCGGAGTACGAGTACCCGATCCCGCTCGCTGACGCCCGCGAGATGCTCGACACCCTGTGCGAGGGGCCGCTGATCGAGAAGACCCGGCATTATGTCGAACACCAGGGGCATACCTGGGAGATTGACGAGTTCCACGGCGACAACGCCGGCCTGCGGGTGGCCGAGATCGAGCTTGCCCATGAGGACGAGCCCTTCGCCCGCCCCGGGTGGTTGGGTGCGGAGGTCTCGGGGGAGGCGCGCTATTACAATGTGATGCTCGTGAAGCATCCGTACCGTGAGTGGCGCGATGAGTGA
- a CDS encoding L,D-transpeptidase: protein MSDLTRGRWIEVDLGAQCLILREGEAVLAEHAVSTAVNGPGEREGSGCTPRGWHRVRARIGAGLPAGTVFRARRPTGEVYDEALGREQPGRDWILTRILWLSGLEPGRNRLGDVDSMRRYIYIHGCPDTFPMGRPLSKGCVRMRNAELIALFDRVPAGTPVYLHE, encoded by the coding sequence ATGAGTGACTTGACCCGGGGGCGCTGGATCGAGGTGGATCTGGGCGCTCAGTGCCTGATTCTGCGTGAGGGCGAGGCCGTGCTCGCGGAGCACGCCGTATCCACGGCCGTCAACGGCCCGGGCGAGCGCGAGGGCAGCGGCTGCACGCCCCGGGGCTGGCACCGGGTGCGGGCGCGGATCGGCGCGGGGCTGCCCGCGGGCACGGTGTTTCGCGCTCGGCGGCCCACCGGCGAGGTCTACGATGAGGCGCTGGGCCGCGAGCAGCCCGGGCGGGACTGGATCCTCACCCGCATCCTCTGGCTGAGCGGCCTGGAGCCGGGGCGCAACCGTTTGGGGGATGTGGACAGCATGCGCCGTTACATCTATATCCATGGCTGCCCGGATACCTTTCCCATGGGCAGGCCGCTCTCCAAGGGCTGCGTGCGCATGCGCAACGCCGAGCTCATCGCGCTGTTCGATCGGGTGCCCGCGGGCACGCCCGTTTATCTGCATGAATGA
- the nagZ gene encoding beta-N-acetylhexosaminidase, which translates to MSLGQLMVGIAGTRLTAAETELLRQPKIGGVILFTRNYESVAQLRALCDEIHALRRPPLLIAVDQEGGRVQRFRGEFTELPPLADLGAAWDRDRKQALGWAEQSGWLMAAELRAVGVDLSFAPVLDLGRGVSSVIGDRAFHADPEAIGELAQAYVRGMHRAGMSATGKHFPGHGSVAPDSHLELPVDERRAEDLVMEDMRPFEQLCHTGLEGMMMAHVVYSQCDPKPGSFSAFWIEDVLRNQIGFQGAVFSDDLGMAGAAVIGDMPARARAALSAGCDMLLLCNELEQVEPVMRAMWAPEPVAAMRLARLHGRQSPDWATLRASREWAEARRAVDACARSAERQLNL; encoded by the coding sequence ATGTCCTTGGGACAATTGATGGTCGGCATCGCCGGCACCCGGCTCACCGCGGCCGAGACCGAGCTGCTGCGCCAGCCGAAGATCGGCGGGGTGATCCTGTTCACCCGCAATTACGAATCCGTGGCGCAACTGCGCGCCCTGTGCGACGAGATCCACGCCCTGCGTCGCCCGCCGCTGCTGATCGCGGTGGACCAGGAGGGCGGCCGGGTGCAGCGCTTCCGGGGCGAGTTCACCGAGTTGCCGCCGCTGGCGGATCTGGGCGCCGCCTGGGACCGGGACCGCAAGCAGGCCCTGGGCTGGGCCGAGCAGAGCGGTTGGCTGATGGCCGCCGAGTTGCGGGCCGTAGGGGTGGACCTGAGCTTCGCGCCGGTACTGGATCTGGGCCGGGGTGTGAGCAGCGTGATCGGGGACAGGGCCTTCCACGCCGACCCCGAAGCCATCGGTGAGCTGGCCCAGGCTTATGTGCGCGGCATGCACCGGGCTGGCATGAGCGCCACCGGCAAGCACTTCCCGGGCCACGGGTCGGTGGCGCCGGACTCCCACCTGGAGCTGCCGGTGGACGAGCGCCGGGCCGAAGATCTGGTGATGGAGGACATGCGCCCCTTCGAGCAGCTCTGCCACACGGGGCTGGAGGGCATGATGATGGCCCATGTGGTCTACAGCCAATGCGACCCGAAGCCCGGCAGCTTCTCCGCGTTCTGGATCGAGGACGTGCTGCGCAACCAGATCGGCTTCCAGGGCGCGGTGTTCAGCGATGATCTGGGCATGGCCGGTGCGGCGGTGATTGGCGATATGCCGGCTCGGGCTCGGGCGGCACTCTCGGCCGGTTGCGATATGCTGCTGCTGTGCAATGAGTTGGAGCAAGTCGAGCCGGTCATGCGCGCCATGTGGGCCCCCGAGCCGGTGGCCGCCATGCGTCTCGCCCGCCTGCACGGCCGCCAGTCCCCCGACTGGGCGACCCTGAGGGCGAGCCGCGAATGGGCCGAGGCCCGCCGCGCGGTAGACGCTTGCGCGCGCTCCGCCGAGCGCCAACTGAACCTCTGA